Proteins from one Strix uralensis isolate ZFMK-TIS-50842 chromosome 14, bStrUra1, whole genome shotgun sequence genomic window:
- the STING1 gene encoding stimulator of interferon genes protein translates to MSQESWRPSHPSALLIPKARAGRAQRAVYLLLALGAAALYLSGEPLAPTARSLTFHFTALQIGVLLKGTCYLAEEIFHLQSRHHGSFWRALNACLPQRWHGLMLLVCGSAYVALLDGDGQLLGLHLGLASLCQLLILALGLHKPSAVEVSEMSEKSKQNVAHGLAWSYYIGYLKIVLPRVKKSMEEFSRANPNVLACSETWKLHILVPLSCDVCDDLEKADSNIQYLTDLTETTLTRAGTKKRVYKHSLYTIRDKDNKLWHCAVEYATPLQSLYAMSQDECAAFSREERLEQAKLFYRTLEEILKGSKECAGTYRLIAYEEPGEAETHFLSREILWHLWQQHHEEYAVCEGNHPRAPSTTLDSTDLNLQISASDLPHPLRSDCF, encoded by the exons ATGTCTCAGGAATCGTGGCGGCCGAGCCACCCCAGCGCCTTGCTCATCCCCAAGGCGCGGGCAGGGCGAGCGCAGCGtgccgtgtacctgctgctggctctgggcGCTGCGGCGCTGTACCTCAGCGGGGAGCCCCTCGCGCCCACCGCCCGCAGCCTCACCTTCCACTTCACGGCCCTGCAGATCGGGGTGCTGCTCAAGGGCACCTGCTACCTGGCGGAGGAGATCTTCCACCTCCAATCCAG gcACCACGGCAGCTTCTGGAGGGCCCTGAATGCCTGCCTCCCCCAGCGCTGGCATGGGCTCATGCTGCTCGTCTGTGGCTCAGCCTATGTGGCTCTTCTCGATGGAGATGGGCAGCTGCTCGGCCTCCACCTCGGCCTCGCCAGCCTGTGCCAGCTCCTCATCCTCGCTCTGGGGCTCCAC AAGCCCTCAGCAGTGGAGGTGTCTGAGATGTCTGAAAAGTCCAAGCAGAATGTCGCTCATGGACTTGCCTGGTCTTATTACATTGGGTACCTAAAAATAGTCCTGCCAC GGGTGAAAAAGTCGATGGAGGAATTCAGCAGAGCCAACCCCAATGTGCTGGCATGCAGCGAGACCTGGAAGCTCCACATCTTGGTCCCTCTGAGCTGTGACGTCTGTGATGACCTGGAGAAAGCTGACAGCAATATCCAGTACCTGACAGACCTCACCGAAACCACCCTGACCCGAGCTGGCACCAAAAAAAGGGTCTACAAACACAGCCTCTACACAATCAGGGATAAAGACAACAAG ctctggcactGCGCGGTGGAGTATGCCACCCCGCTGCAGTCCCTCTACGCCATGTCCCAGGACGAGTGCGCTGCCTTCAGCCGGGAGGAGCGCCTGGAGCAGGCCAAACTTTTCTACAGGACCTTAGAGGAGATCTTGAAAGGCTCCAAGGAGTGCGCGGGTACCTACCGGCTCATTGCGTACGAGG AGCCAGGAGAAGCAGAGACCCACTTCTTGTCCAGAGAGATCCTCTGGCACCTCTGGCAGCAGCACCACGAGGAGTATGCCGTGTGCGAGGGGAACCACCCGCGTGCCCCATCCACGACCCTCGACTCCACGGACCTCAACCTCCAGATCAGCGCCTCAGACCTGCCGCACCCTCTGCGAAGCGACTGCTTCTGA
- the LOC141949744 gene encoding SLC35A4 upstream microprotein — protein MADDKDPLPKLKDLAFLKDQLESLQRRVEDEVHAGVGQDGSLLASPFLKGFLAGYLVAKLRFSAVLGFVAGTCTGIYAAQNYTVPNVEKTVRDYFSSLKKGRD, from the exons ATGGCGGATGATAAG GACCCGCTGCCCAAGCTGAAGGACCTCGCCTTCCTGAAGGACCAGCTGGAGAGCCTGCAGCGCAGGGTGGAGGATGAGGTGCACGCTGGCGTGGGGCAG GATGGCTCTCTGCTGGCCTCACCCTTTCTCAAAGGCTTCCTGGCAGGCTACTTGGTAGCCAAACTTCGCTTCTCGGCCGTCCTGGGATTCGTGGCTGGGACCTGCACAGGGATATACGCTGCTCAGAACTACACTGTCCCCAATGTTGAAAAGACAGTCCGGGACTATTTCAGTTCGCTGAAAAAAGGTCGGGACTAG
- the SLC35A4 gene encoding putative UDP-sugar transporter protein SLC35A4, with amino-acid sequence MVIFGNSASSANPVLRRGLWGLMLILSVVIYGSHAPLLTQCKVDGMIPFSSTSVVVLVELTKLVFSLLFLLTWDRELLGVAVSWHHVAPFALSALLYAANNNLVVHMQLFMDPSTYQVLSNLKIVSTALLYSLFLRQRLSMRKWLALLLLVAAGVSYSCGGLQDPGSPSKMQLHITLVGLLLISVYCLISGLSAVYTEAILKTQALPLSLQNLFLYFFGVLLNLIGYFWSSAEGGFLEGFSSWVLVIVVSQALNGLIMSMVMKHSSNITRLFVISCSILVNALLSVALFNLQLTLLFFIAVSCIGLAIHLYYGVT; translated from the coding sequence ATGGTGATTTTTGGTAATTCTGCCAGCTCTGCAAACCCGGTGCTCCGGAGGGGACTGTGGGGACTGATGCTGATCTTGTCTGTAGTCATATATGGCTCTCACGCTCCCCTCCTGACCCAGTGCAAGGTGGATGGGATGATCCCCTTCAGCTCCACGTCCGTCGTGGTTCTTGTTGAGCTGACAAAGCTGGTGTTCTCCCTCCTGTTCCTGCTGACCTGGGACCGGGAGCTGCTGGGAGTCGCCGTGTCGTGGCACCACGTTGCCCCCTTCGCCCTCTCTGCCCTGCTCTATGCTGCCAACAACAACCTGGTGGTTCACATGCAGCTCTTCATGGATCCCAGCACCTATCAGGTCTTGAGTAACTTAAAGATCGTCAGCACCGCGCTCCTCTACAGCCTCTTCCTGCGCCAAAGACTCAGCATGCGCAAGTGGCTGGCGCTtctcctgctggtggctgctggggtcAGCTACAGCTGTGGTGGCCTGCAGGACCCTGGCAGCCCCTCCAAGATGCAGCTGCACATCACACTGGTGGGCTTGTTGCTGATCTCGGTGTACTGCCTGATATCAGGTTTGTCTGCTGTCTACACAGAAGCCATCCTGAAAACCCAGGCACTGCCTCTCAGCCTTCAGAACCTCTTCCTTTACTTCTTTGGAGTCCTGCTCAACTTGATCGGCTACTTCTGGAGCAGCGCAGAGGGCGGTTTCTTGGAGGGCTTTTCCTCCTGGGTGCTGGTGATTGTGGTCAGCCAGGCCTTGAATGGCTTGATCATGTCCATGGTCATGAAGCACAGCAGTAACATCACCAGGCTCTTCGTGATCTCCTGCTCTATCCTGGTCAACGCCCTCCTGTCCGTTGCTCTCTTCAACCTCCAGCTCACCCTCCTCTTCTTCATTGCTGTCTCGTGCATCGGCCTCGCTATTCACTTGTACTATGGGGTCACGTAG